The following coding sequences are from one Loxodonta africana isolate mLoxAfr1 chromosome 18, mLoxAfr1.hap2, whole genome shotgun sequence window:
- the PIGW gene encoding phosphatidylinositol-glycan biosynthesis class W protein — protein sequence MSQKQMKEAFVSNLNGTTVLEVIQVLCLPAPCVLCRGLLTVLLQHFYPSYTWRTQFFIDFVVLIVPLVAALTILSSFLLLEQLTIIIFGAGLAYQIYHRRTCYARVPVQKILENFLKISLESEYIPAISCFRTINNVFTAIAILAVDFPIFPRRFAKTELYGTGIMDLGVGGFLFGTAMVCPEVRKKSSMEESRFYHLTKSLHSVCPLVFLGIGRLITIKSIDYQEHLTEYGVHWNFFFTLAIVKLITSLLLITCPLNKSWIVAISITVLYQLALDFTPLKRLILYGTDGSGTRVGLLNANREGIISTLGYVTIYMAGVQTGSCLFKNRSHIKDWIKVICCLLLTGISLLVCLYIVQANIEAVSRRMANLAFCVWIVASSLIFLSSLLIGDIILSFAKFLFKGALMPCSRKLIQSPATTKKHSESLVPEAERKGASLCLITAINRNQLFFFLLSNITTGLINLMVDTLHSSTSWTLFTLCLYMLTNCLTLFVLHLQDKTIKFW from the coding sequence atgtCTCAAAAGCAGATGAAGGAAGCTTTTGTCAGTAACCTCAATGGAACCACTGTCCTGGAAGTCATCCAGGTCTTGTGCTTGCCTGCACCCTGTGTCCTGTGCAGAGGGCTGCTGACCGTTCTCTTACAGCACTTCTATCCTTCATATACCTGGAGAACCCAGTTCTTCATTGACTTTGTTGTCTTGATAGTTCCCCTGGTGGCTGCTCTCACCATTTTGTCTTCATTTCTCCTCCTTGAGCAGCTCACTATAATTATCTTTGGGGCAGGACTGGCCTATCAAATATACCACAGGAGGACTTGCTATGCCAGAGTGCCTGTGCAGAAGATCCTTGAAAATTTCTTGAAAATCAGTCTAGAATCAGAATACATTCCAGCAATCTCCTGTTTCCGTACAATTAACAATGTATTTACTGCTATTGCCATTTTGGCTGTGGACTTCCCAATTTTTCCCAGACGATTTGCCAAAACGGAGCTGTATGGAACAGGTATAATGGATTTGGGAGTAGGAGGCTTTCTTTTTGGGACAGCAATGGTTTGTCCAGAGGTTAGGAAAAAATCCAGTATGGAGGAATCCAGATTTTATCACCTTACAAAGTCATTGCACTCTGTTTGTCCATTAGTCTTCTTAGGAATAGGACGATTAATCACTATAAAATCCATAGACTATCAGGAACATTTAACCGAATATGGAGTTcattggaactttttttttaccttagcaATTGTGAAATTGATAACATCACTGCTTTTGATTACTTGCCCCCTAAATAAGTCCTGGATTGTGGCCATTAGCATTACTGTATTATACCAGCTAGCTCTTGACTTTACCCCACTAAAGAGGTTAATCTTATATGGCACTGATGGCAGCGGCACAAGGGTTGGTTTATTAAATGCCAATCGAGAAGGAATAATCTCTACTTTGGGGTATGTGACAATATACATGGCTGGTGTGCAAACAGGGTCCTGTCTGTTTAAGAACAGATCACATATCAAAGACTGGATAAAAGTAATATGTTGTCTTCTACTGACAGGTATTAGCCTCTTGGTATGTCTTTACATAGTCCAGGCAAATATAGAAGCTGTATCTCGAAGAATGGCCAATTTAGCCTTTTGTGTTTGGATAGTTGCTTCTAGCCTGATTTTTCTTAGTAGTTTACTAATAGGTGATATAATTTTGAGTTTTGCCAAATTTCTATTTAAAGGGGCTCTAATGCCATGTTCTCGGAAACTTATCCAGTCACCTGCTACAACTAAAAAGCATTCAGAATCCCTAGTCCCTGAAGCGGAAAGAAAGGGAGCCAGTCTTTGTTTAATCACAGCTATTAACAGAAaccagttattttttttcttgctgtcaAATATAACCACTGGCTTGATCAACCTGATGGTGGATACATTACATAGCAGTACCTCGTGGACCTTATTTACGCTCTGTCTCTACATGCTTACCAACTGTTTAACTCTGTTTGTGCTACATTTGCAAGATAAGACTATAAAATTTTGGTGA